In Diorhabda sublineata isolate icDioSubl1.1 chromosome 4, icDioSubl1.1, whole genome shotgun sequence, a single window of DNA contains:
- the LOC130442850 gene encoding PHD finger protein 20 isoform X6: MGRKCNVESCQSDSNRPQDVGVTFHKVPPHLDIRPKWLSLCRIPEDKKFVKVLYVCSRHFLRADFCNFKGKKYMLKQGVLPSVFPWDKSKLEAIKAEAKKEKPVHIKEEPVDDNTATPDTKQELPSDSIKQEVLDSEKINSSSNEKNELKEDPVTSTKLVPSNSISISFSINSRVEALDFNNEWFPAKIIEIDYDENEVLIHFENYSSKYDEWISMDSSRLRPLQNADPKTETSKIDDAIANIDPNPIIHNVDKKPAVMETYVVGERCLATWSNSRKFPATVTKVLENNSYEVLFDDGFVKTAKAKSMSKTQGKPIQSSPLFDPIKSSKQDRREKKRKLNVAALFRKRPKLETSPDKVKKIPSNTVANVQSPLQAQTESPIEQDMPIAQPSPIDIENWKPSWYKGKPVGIESTLHTQDGPKVSYIVPDPRIPPGWNKHILRRTKGCDAGKWDTIIVSPENKRFRSKTEILRYIEEHPNENLNEKMFDFSFVMRRKRKNPALTTPTKSPEKEKPPPLITPEEPVEQPEVKNDKEEKDDEDSNGLKILFEDDAYKCPIEGCGKNFRRENLAQMHVKHYHPEYTKFLDSTPNVADLAYARTVGENLDRSPEEYDCKPENNFLRPQKPPFKTAPKSLTPKTSKHSASDLEDMPELKPEIKPKSILVSKSKDQEIIKLLNAKPYNKQEESNTQQQNLGNVSLLNTDIKHKDSSTKSDSVPKREIPTLKSLLKNRTFTGIKTLLPVHRTKTDNSPAEKSIEEHYKPPSKRKSAFADTIEIIKGGEVIKIVRMKQEEIINCTCGFTEEDGLMIQCELCLCWQHAYCNNIERESQVPEKYVCYICQNPFRERLSRKYYHDQDWLTKGVLPVGSYHTRDDDALQKRFDRLKKCHDLSGGLMELGHYQHSLKIKMKIAEAKNHPKLYLWSKPWSKKCLPEKAKPELEDAKPKVESEVTEFLKNDFDVEKESQNENSMLMMLLKDGKNVMSKLDLNTLMDNTPIIPQPEAIVDSADCRLNLLEHLVHEYSLVEERLDSFERQLSMLEETVNVERDIEYPKTRNTMQMLMRDLETLKEFSHSSVL, from the exons atgggACGCAAATGCAATGTGGAAAGTTGTCAATCTGATTCTAATCGCCCCCAAGATGTTGGAGTAACATTTCATAAAGTTCCTCCACATTTGGATATAAGACCCAAATGGTTATCGTTATGCAGAATTCCTGAAGATAAGAAATTTGTAAAAGTCCTTTATGTATGCTCCAGACATTTTTTACGAGCCGATTTCTGTAACTTTAAAGGTAAAAAATATATGCTCAAACAGGGTGTGCTACCAAGTGTGTTTCCATGGGACAAATCAAAATTGGAAGCTATTAAAGCTGAGGCAAAGAAAGAAAAACCGGTGCATATAAAGGAAGAACCTGTAGATGATAATACAGCTACACCAGATACTAAGCAAGAATTACCAAGTGACTCAATTAAACAAGAAGTTCTTGATAgtgagaaaataaattcaagtagTAATGAGAAAAATGAACTGAAAGAAGACCCTGTAACAAGTACCAAATTAGTTCCATCAAATTCTATATCAATAAGCTTCTCAATAAATTCAAGAGTAGAAGCATTGGACTTTAACAATGAATGGTTTCCAGCTAagataattgaaattgattacGACGAAAATGAAGTGCTGATACATTTTGAGAATTATTCAAGTAAATATGATGAATGGATATCTATGGACAGCTCAAGACTGCGGCCCTTACAAAATGCAGATCCAAAAACTGAAACCAGTAAAATTGATGATGCTATTGCTAATATTGATCCAAATCCAATAATACACAACGTGGATAAGAAACCAGCTGTAATGGAAACTTATGTTGTTGGGGAGAGATGTCTAGCCACATGGAGTAATTCTAGAAAATTTCCTGCGACAGTTACGAAGGTTTTGGAAAACA attCATATGAAGTATTATTTGATGATGGGTTTGTTAAAACTGCTAAAGCTAAATCCATGAGTAAAACTCAAGGCAAACCGATTCAATCCAGTCCTCTTTTTGATCCGATCAAAAGTAGTAAACAGGATAGaagagagaaaaaaagaaaactgaatGTAGCTGCTTTATTTAGAAAAAGACCTAAACTAGAAACTTCACCAGATAAGGTTAAGAAAATACCAAGTAATACGGTAGCTAATGTACAATCTCCACTTCAAGCTCAAACAGAATCACCCATAGAGCAAGACATGCCAATAGCACAGCCCTCtccaattgatattgaaaactGGAAGCCAAG TTGGTACAAAGGGAAACCAGTTGGAATAGAATCCACACTACACACTCAAGATGGTCCAAAAGTGTCTTATATTGTCCCAGATCCACGGATTCCGCCAGGTTGGAATAAACATATATTAAGGAGAACAAAGGGTTGTGATGCTGGTAAATGGGATACAATTATTGTTAG TCCAGAAAACAAAAGATTTAGATCAAAGACAGAAATTCTTAGATATATAGAGGAGCATCCAAATgagaatttgaatgaaaaaatgttcgatttttcatttgttatgaGAAGAAAACGGAAAAATCCAGCTCTAACAACTCCAACAAAATCTCCTGAAAAGGAAAAACCCCCACCTTTGATTACACCCGAAGAACCAGTTGAACAACCTGAAGTTAAAAACGATAAAGAAGAGAAAGATGATG aaGATTCAAATGGACTGAAAATACTGTTTGAAGATGATGCTTACAAATGTCCAATAGAGGGATGCGGAAAAAATTTCAGGAGAGAAAATTTAGCTCAAATGCATGTGAAACACTACCATCCAGAATATACCAAATTCCTGGATTCAACTCCAAACGTTGCTGATTTGGCATATGCACGAACAGTTGGGGAAAATCTTGACAGATCCCCAG AGGAATATGACTGCAAGCCGGAAAATAATTTCTTGA GACCTCAGAAACCACCTTTTAAAACAGCACCAAAGTCTCTAACTCCCAAAACTTCCAAGCACTCAGCTTCAGATTTAGAAGATATGCCTGAATTGAAACctgaaataaaaccaaaatcgATTCTGGTTTCTAAGTCCAAAGATCAGGAAATTATAAAACTGTTAAATGCCAAACCCTATAATAAGCAAGAAGAAAGTAATACGCAACAACAAAATTTGGGAAATGTTAGTCTTCTAAACACTGACATAAAACACAAAGATTCATCAACAAAGAGTGATAGTGTCCCAAAGAGGGAAATACCAACATTAAAATCTTTATTAAAGAACAGGACTTTTACTGGCATCAAGACTTTGCTACCTGTTCATCGCACTAAAACAGATAATTCTCCAG CTGAAAAATCAATTGAGGAACACTACAAACCACCATCAAAGCGAAAGTCGGCGTTTGCAGATACTATAGAGATAATAAAAG gCGGAGAAGTTATCAAGATTGTCAGGATGAAACAAGAAGAAATCATCAACTGTACATGTGGATTTACAGAAGAAGATGGTCTGATGATACAATGTGAACTATGTCTTTGTTGGCAACATGCATATTGTAACAACATTGAAAGAGAAAGTCAAGTTCCTGAAAAGTATGTTTGTTATATTTGTCAAAATCCATTTAGAGAAAGATTATCCAGGAAGTATTATCACGATCAAGATTGGTTGACAAAAGGAGTATTGCCTGTAGGAAGTTACCATACTAGAGATGATGATGCATTACAGAAGAGGTTCGATAGATTGAAAAAATGTCACGATTTATCAGGAGGTTTGATGGAACTTGGACATTATCAacatagtttgaaaataaaaatgaagatagctga AGCAAAGAACCATCCAAAATTGTATTTATGGTCGAAACCTTGgtctaaaaaatgtttaccTGAGAAAGCAAAACCAGAACTTGAAGATGCTAAACCAAAAGTAGAAAGTGAAGTAACAGAATTTCTTAAGAATGACTTTGATGTTGAGAAAGAATCCCAAAATGAGAATTCAATGTTGATGATGTTATTGAAAGACG GTAAAAATGTAATGTCAAAACTTGATTTAAATACATTAATGGACAATACTCCAATAATACCTCAACCGGAAGCTATTGTAGATTCTGCAGACTGTCGATTGAATTTACTTGAACACCTGGTTCACGAATATTCTCTGGTAGAAGAAAGATTGGACAGTTTCGAGAGACAGCTCAGTATGTTAGAAGAAACAGTTAATGTAGAAAGAGATATTGAATATCCAAAAACAAGAAATACAATGCAGATGCTGATGAGGGATTTAGAAACATTGAAAGAATTTAGTCACAGTTCTGTGTTATGA
- the LOC130442850 gene encoding PHD finger protein 20 isoform X3 gives MGRKCNVESCQSDSNRPQDVGVTFHKVPPHLDIRPKWLSLCRIPEDKKFVKVLYVCSRHFLRADFCNFKGKKYMLKQGVLPSVFPWDKSKLEAIKAEAKKEKPVHIKEEPVDDNTATPDTKQELPSDSIKQEVLDSEKINSSSNEKNELKEDPVTSTKLVPSNSISISFSINSRVEALDFNNEWFPAKIIEIDYDENEVLIHFENYSSKYDEWISMDSSRLRPLQNADPKTETSKIDDAIANIDPNPIIHNVDKKPAVMETYVVGERCLATWSNSRKFPATVTKVLENNSYEVLFDDGFVKTAKAKSMSKTQGKPIQSSPLFDPIKSSKQDRREKKRKLNVAALFRKRPKLETSPDKVKKIPSNTVANVQSPLQAQTESPIEQDMPIAQPSPIDIENWKPSWYKGKPVGIESTLHTQDGPKVSYIVPDPRIPPGWNKHILRRTKGCDAGKWDTIIVSPENKRFRSKTEILRYIEEHPNENLNEKMFDFSFVMRRKRKNPALTTPTKSPEKEKPPPLITPEEPVEQPEVKNDKEEKDDEDSNGLKILFEDDAYKCPIEGCGKNFRRENLAQMHVKHYHPEYTKFLDSTPNVADLAYARTVGENLDRSPGPQKPPFKTAPKSLTPKTSKHSASDLEDMPELKPEIKPKSILVSKSKDQEIIKLLNAKPYNKQEESNTQQQNLGNVSLLNTDIKHKDSSTKSDSVPKREIPTLKSLLKNRTFTGIKTLLPVHRTKTDNSPVVVAEKSIEEHYKPPSKRKSAFADTIEIIKGTEKTETPPLLHPISTPTPTKIKIPSSPPTHQQPLQQTLSSSLTLDPPILTPQIESSPSSNPNPPFNNIIIEGGEVIKIVRMKQEEIINCTCGFTEEDGLMIQCELCLCWQHAYCNNIERESQVPEKYVCYICQNPFRERLSRKYYHDQDWLTKGVLPVGSYHTRDDDALQKRFDRLKKCHDLSGGLMELGHYQHSLKIKMKIAEAKNHPKLYLWSKPWSKKCLPEKAKPELEDAKPKVESEVTEFLKNDFDVEKESQNENSMLMMLLKDGKNVMSKLDLNTLMDNTPIIPQPEAIVDSADCRLNLLEHLVHEYSLVEERLDSFERQLSMLEETVNVERDIEYPKTRNTMQMLMRDLETLKEFSHSSVL, from the exons atgggACGCAAATGCAATGTGGAAAGTTGTCAATCTGATTCTAATCGCCCCCAAGATGTTGGAGTAACATTTCATAAAGTTCCTCCACATTTGGATATAAGACCCAAATGGTTATCGTTATGCAGAATTCCTGAAGATAAGAAATTTGTAAAAGTCCTTTATGTATGCTCCAGACATTTTTTACGAGCCGATTTCTGTAACTTTAAAGGTAAAAAATATATGCTCAAACAGGGTGTGCTACCAAGTGTGTTTCCATGGGACAAATCAAAATTGGAAGCTATTAAAGCTGAGGCAAAGAAAGAAAAACCGGTGCATATAAAGGAAGAACCTGTAGATGATAATACAGCTACACCAGATACTAAGCAAGAATTACCAAGTGACTCAATTAAACAAGAAGTTCTTGATAgtgagaaaataaattcaagtagTAATGAGAAAAATGAACTGAAAGAAGACCCTGTAACAAGTACCAAATTAGTTCCATCAAATTCTATATCAATAAGCTTCTCAATAAATTCAAGAGTAGAAGCATTGGACTTTAACAATGAATGGTTTCCAGCTAagataattgaaattgattacGACGAAAATGAAGTGCTGATACATTTTGAGAATTATTCAAGTAAATATGATGAATGGATATCTATGGACAGCTCAAGACTGCGGCCCTTACAAAATGCAGATCCAAAAACTGAAACCAGTAAAATTGATGATGCTATTGCTAATATTGATCCAAATCCAATAATACACAACGTGGATAAGAAACCAGCTGTAATGGAAACTTATGTTGTTGGGGAGAGATGTCTAGCCACATGGAGTAATTCTAGAAAATTTCCTGCGACAGTTACGAAGGTTTTGGAAAACA attCATATGAAGTATTATTTGATGATGGGTTTGTTAAAACTGCTAAAGCTAAATCCATGAGTAAAACTCAAGGCAAACCGATTCAATCCAGTCCTCTTTTTGATCCGATCAAAAGTAGTAAACAGGATAGaagagagaaaaaaagaaaactgaatGTAGCTGCTTTATTTAGAAAAAGACCTAAACTAGAAACTTCACCAGATAAGGTTAAGAAAATACCAAGTAATACGGTAGCTAATGTACAATCTCCACTTCAAGCTCAAACAGAATCACCCATAGAGCAAGACATGCCAATAGCACAGCCCTCtccaattgatattgaaaactGGAAGCCAAG TTGGTACAAAGGGAAACCAGTTGGAATAGAATCCACACTACACACTCAAGATGGTCCAAAAGTGTCTTATATTGTCCCAGATCCACGGATTCCGCCAGGTTGGAATAAACATATATTAAGGAGAACAAAGGGTTGTGATGCTGGTAAATGGGATACAATTATTGTTAG TCCAGAAAACAAAAGATTTAGATCAAAGACAGAAATTCTTAGATATATAGAGGAGCATCCAAATgagaatttgaatgaaaaaatgttcgatttttcatttgttatgaGAAGAAAACGGAAAAATCCAGCTCTAACAACTCCAACAAAATCTCCTGAAAAGGAAAAACCCCCACCTTTGATTACACCCGAAGAACCAGTTGAACAACCTGAAGTTAAAAACGATAAAGAAGAGAAAGATGATG aaGATTCAAATGGACTGAAAATACTGTTTGAAGATGATGCTTACAAATGTCCAATAGAGGGATGCGGAAAAAATTTCAGGAGAGAAAATTTAGCTCAAATGCATGTGAAACACTACCATCCAGAATATACCAAATTCCTGGATTCAACTCCAAACGTTGCTGATTTGGCATATGCACGAACAGTTGGGGAAAATCTTGACAGATCCCCAG GACCTCAGAAACCACCTTTTAAAACAGCACCAAAGTCTCTAACTCCCAAAACTTCCAAGCACTCAGCTTCAGATTTAGAAGATATGCCTGAATTGAAACctgaaataaaaccaaaatcgATTCTGGTTTCTAAGTCCAAAGATCAGGAAATTATAAAACTGTTAAATGCCAAACCCTATAATAAGCAAGAAGAAAGTAATACGCAACAACAAAATTTGGGAAATGTTAGTCTTCTAAACACTGACATAAAACACAAAGATTCATCAACAAAGAGTGATAGTGTCCCAAAGAGGGAAATACCAACATTAAAATCTTTATTAAAGAACAGGACTTTTACTGGCATCAAGACTTTGCTACCTGTTCATCGCACTAAAACAGATAATTCTCCAG TTGTTGTAGCTGAAAAATCAATTGAGGAACACTACAAACCACCATCAAAGCGAAAGTCGGCGTTTGCAGATACTATAGAGATAATAAAAGGTacagaaaaaactgaaacacCACCTTTACTTCATCCTATTTCCACACCTACAcctacaaaaattaaaattccatCATCACCACCAACACACCAACAACCGCTACAACAAACACTATCATCCTCTTTAACATTAGATCCTCCTATTCTCACTCCTCAAATAGAATCATCACCTTCTTCCAATCCTAATCCTCcctttaataatataataattgaaggCGGAGAAGTTATCAAGATTGTCAGGATGAAACAAGAAGAAATCATCAACTGTACATGTGGATTTACAGAAGAAGATGGTCTGATGATACAATGTGAACTATGTCTTTGTTGGCAACATGCATATTGTAACAACATTGAAAGAGAAAGTCAAGTTCCTGAAAAGTATGTTTGTTATATTTGTCAAAATCCATTTAGAGAAAGATTATCCAGGAAGTATTATCACGATCAAGATTGGTTGACAAAAGGAGTATTGCCTGTAGGAAGTTACCATACTAGAGATGATGATGCATTACAGAAGAGGTTCGATAGATTGAAAAAATGTCACGATTTATCAGGAGGTTTGATGGAACTTGGACATTATCAacatagtttgaaaataaaaatgaagatagctga AGCAAAGAACCATCCAAAATTGTATTTATGGTCGAAACCTTGgtctaaaaaatgtttaccTGAGAAAGCAAAACCAGAACTTGAAGATGCTAAACCAAAAGTAGAAAGTGAAGTAACAGAATTTCTTAAGAATGACTTTGATGTTGAGAAAGAATCCCAAAATGAGAATTCAATGTTGATGATGTTATTGAAAGACG GTAAAAATGTAATGTCAAAACTTGATTTAAATACATTAATGGACAATACTCCAATAATACCTCAACCGGAAGCTATTGTAGATTCTGCAGACTGTCGATTGAATTTACTTGAACACCTGGTTCACGAATATTCTCTGGTAGAAGAAAGATTGGACAGTTTCGAGAGACAGCTCAGTATGTTAGAAGAAACAGTTAATGTAGAAAGAGATATTGAATATCCAAAAACAAGAAATACAATGCAGATGCTGATGAGGGATTTAGAAACATTGAAAGAATTTAGTCACAGTTCTGTGTTATGA
- the LOC130442850 gene encoding PHD finger protein 20 isoform X8, giving the protein MGRKCNVESCQSDSNRPQDVGVTFHKVPPHLDIRPKWLSLCRIPEDKKFVKVLYVCSRHFLRADFCNFKGKKYMLKQGVLPSVFPWDKSKLEAIKAEAKKEKPVHIKEEPVDDNTATPDTKQELPSDSIKQEVLDSEKINSSSNEKNELKEDPVTSTKLVPSNSISISFSINSRVEALDFNNEWFPAKIIEIDYDENEVLIHFENYSSKYDEWISMDSSRLRPLQNADPKTETSKIDDAIANIDPNPIIHNVDKKPAVMETYVVGERCLATWSNSRKFPATVTKVLENNSYEVLFDDGFVKTAKAKSMSKTQGKPIQSSPLFDPIKSSKQDRREKKRKLNVAALFRKRPKLETSPDKVKKIPSNTVANVQSPLQAQTESPIEQDMPIAQPSPIDIENWKPSWYKGKPVGIESTLHTQDGPKVSYIVPDPRIPPGWNKHILRRTKGCDAGKWDTIIVSPENKRFRSKTEILRYIEEHPNENLNEKMFDFSFVMRRKRKNPALTTPTKSPEKEKPPPLITPEEPVEQPEVKNDKEEKDDEDSNGLKILFEDDAYKCPIEGCGKNFRRENLAQMHVKHYHPEYTKFLDSTPNVADLAYARTVGENLDRSPGPQKPPFKTAPKSLTPKTSKHSASDLEDMPELKPEIKPKSILVSKSKDQEIIKLLNAKPYNKQEESNTQQQNLGNVSLLNTDIKHKDSSTKSDSVPKREIPTLKSLLKNRTFTGIKTLLPVHRTKTDNSPAEKSIEEHYKPPSKRKSAFADTIEIIKGGEVIKIVRMKQEEIINCTCGFTEEDGLMIQCELCLCWQHAYCNNIERESQVPEKYVCYICQNPFRERLSRKYYHDQDWLTKGVLPVGSYHTRDDDALQKRFDRLKKCHDLSGGLMELGHYQHSLKIKMKIAEAKNHPKLYLWSKPWSKKCLPEKAKPELEDAKPKVESEVTEFLKNDFDVEKESQNENSMLMMLLKDGKNVMSKLDLNTLMDNTPIIPQPEAIVDSADCRLNLLEHLVHEYSLVEERLDSFERQLSMLEETVNVERDIEYPKTRNTMQMLMRDLETLKEFSHSSVL; this is encoded by the exons atgggACGCAAATGCAATGTGGAAAGTTGTCAATCTGATTCTAATCGCCCCCAAGATGTTGGAGTAACATTTCATAAAGTTCCTCCACATTTGGATATAAGACCCAAATGGTTATCGTTATGCAGAATTCCTGAAGATAAGAAATTTGTAAAAGTCCTTTATGTATGCTCCAGACATTTTTTACGAGCCGATTTCTGTAACTTTAAAGGTAAAAAATATATGCTCAAACAGGGTGTGCTACCAAGTGTGTTTCCATGGGACAAATCAAAATTGGAAGCTATTAAAGCTGAGGCAAAGAAAGAAAAACCGGTGCATATAAAGGAAGAACCTGTAGATGATAATACAGCTACACCAGATACTAAGCAAGAATTACCAAGTGACTCAATTAAACAAGAAGTTCTTGATAgtgagaaaataaattcaagtagTAATGAGAAAAATGAACTGAAAGAAGACCCTGTAACAAGTACCAAATTAGTTCCATCAAATTCTATATCAATAAGCTTCTCAATAAATTCAAGAGTAGAAGCATTGGACTTTAACAATGAATGGTTTCCAGCTAagataattgaaattgattacGACGAAAATGAAGTGCTGATACATTTTGAGAATTATTCAAGTAAATATGATGAATGGATATCTATGGACAGCTCAAGACTGCGGCCCTTACAAAATGCAGATCCAAAAACTGAAACCAGTAAAATTGATGATGCTATTGCTAATATTGATCCAAATCCAATAATACACAACGTGGATAAGAAACCAGCTGTAATGGAAACTTATGTTGTTGGGGAGAGATGTCTAGCCACATGGAGTAATTCTAGAAAATTTCCTGCGACAGTTACGAAGGTTTTGGAAAACA attCATATGAAGTATTATTTGATGATGGGTTTGTTAAAACTGCTAAAGCTAAATCCATGAGTAAAACTCAAGGCAAACCGATTCAATCCAGTCCTCTTTTTGATCCGATCAAAAGTAGTAAACAGGATAGaagagagaaaaaaagaaaactgaatGTAGCTGCTTTATTTAGAAAAAGACCTAAACTAGAAACTTCACCAGATAAGGTTAAGAAAATACCAAGTAATACGGTAGCTAATGTACAATCTCCACTTCAAGCTCAAACAGAATCACCCATAGAGCAAGACATGCCAATAGCACAGCCCTCtccaattgatattgaaaactGGAAGCCAAG TTGGTACAAAGGGAAACCAGTTGGAATAGAATCCACACTACACACTCAAGATGGTCCAAAAGTGTCTTATATTGTCCCAGATCCACGGATTCCGCCAGGTTGGAATAAACATATATTAAGGAGAACAAAGGGTTGTGATGCTGGTAAATGGGATACAATTATTGTTAG TCCAGAAAACAAAAGATTTAGATCAAAGACAGAAATTCTTAGATATATAGAGGAGCATCCAAATgagaatttgaatgaaaaaatgttcgatttttcatttgttatgaGAAGAAAACGGAAAAATCCAGCTCTAACAACTCCAACAAAATCTCCTGAAAAGGAAAAACCCCCACCTTTGATTACACCCGAAGAACCAGTTGAACAACCTGAAGTTAAAAACGATAAAGAAGAGAAAGATGATG aaGATTCAAATGGACTGAAAATACTGTTTGAAGATGATGCTTACAAATGTCCAATAGAGGGATGCGGAAAAAATTTCAGGAGAGAAAATTTAGCTCAAATGCATGTGAAACACTACCATCCAGAATATACCAAATTCCTGGATTCAACTCCAAACGTTGCTGATTTGGCATATGCACGAACAGTTGGGGAAAATCTTGACAGATCCCCAG GACCTCAGAAACCACCTTTTAAAACAGCACCAAAGTCTCTAACTCCCAAAACTTCCAAGCACTCAGCTTCAGATTTAGAAGATATGCCTGAATTGAAACctgaaataaaaccaaaatcgATTCTGGTTTCTAAGTCCAAAGATCAGGAAATTATAAAACTGTTAAATGCCAAACCCTATAATAAGCAAGAAGAAAGTAATACGCAACAACAAAATTTGGGAAATGTTAGTCTTCTAAACACTGACATAAAACACAAAGATTCATCAACAAAGAGTGATAGTGTCCCAAAGAGGGAAATACCAACATTAAAATCTTTATTAAAGAACAGGACTTTTACTGGCATCAAGACTTTGCTACCTGTTCATCGCACTAAAACAGATAATTCTCCAG CTGAAAAATCAATTGAGGAACACTACAAACCACCATCAAAGCGAAAGTCGGCGTTTGCAGATACTATAGAGATAATAAAAG gCGGAGAAGTTATCAAGATTGTCAGGATGAAACAAGAAGAAATCATCAACTGTACATGTGGATTTACAGAAGAAGATGGTCTGATGATACAATGTGAACTATGTCTTTGTTGGCAACATGCATATTGTAACAACATTGAAAGAGAAAGTCAAGTTCCTGAAAAGTATGTTTGTTATATTTGTCAAAATCCATTTAGAGAAAGATTATCCAGGAAGTATTATCACGATCAAGATTGGTTGACAAAAGGAGTATTGCCTGTAGGAAGTTACCATACTAGAGATGATGATGCATTACAGAAGAGGTTCGATAGATTGAAAAAATGTCACGATTTATCAGGAGGTTTGATGGAACTTGGACATTATCAacatagtttgaaaataaaaatgaagatagctga AGCAAAGAACCATCCAAAATTGTATTTATGGTCGAAACCTTGgtctaaaaaatgtttaccTGAGAAAGCAAAACCAGAACTTGAAGATGCTAAACCAAAAGTAGAAAGTGAAGTAACAGAATTTCTTAAGAATGACTTTGATGTTGAGAAAGAATCCCAAAATGAGAATTCAATGTTGATGATGTTATTGAAAGACG GTAAAAATGTAATGTCAAAACTTGATTTAAATACATTAATGGACAATACTCCAATAATACCTCAACCGGAAGCTATTGTAGATTCTGCAGACTGTCGATTGAATTTACTTGAACACCTGGTTCACGAATATTCTCTGGTAGAAGAAAGATTGGACAGTTTCGAGAGACAGCTCAGTATGTTAGAAGAAACAGTTAATGTAGAAAGAGATATTGAATATCCAAAAACAAGAAATACAATGCAGATGCTGATGAGGGATTTAGAAACATTGAAAGAATTTAGTCACAGTTCTGTGTTATGA